The DNA window ATGATTTATTAACAAACTGAGGAAGCTAATACTCACAGTACCATACGCTCCACGACCGAGGACCTCACCCCTTGTCCAGGTGATGGCATCATGAGGAGGAGTGTTGGGAAACCATCCAGTGGATACAGTTGACTGTTCCAATGAATCAAACGTGATGAATTCCTTGATGGACTCCCTTTCACTTGACGTGGTGTCTCTCAAACAAAGGCTGCCGGGACTCCAGGACAAATGTGTCTCGTCCATTGAAATGAGCTCCTCTGCCAGGCATCTCAACAGGTCATCAGTGAGTGGTCCTTCACCCGCCTCGTTCACAAACTTCTCATGGACTGGATGCGTGTGAGATGTGGATGGGTTACCCTGGGAAGTCTCCGGTTGAGGTATGAAGACCTCTGGGACTGGCTTCTTACTCTGTATCTTCACCGTGTCCTTGAGAGACACGTTGAATGTCTTGTCATCTAAAGCCGTAGTTTGCGATGACGTGACATTGTTTTCCAGACCGTGACCTATTTTATGGCCACTTTCTGAGGCCTGTAGCTGTGGAGGAGCATTCCTCCTGTTGGACTTTGGCTTTCTTGTAGAACATGTGTGAGGAGGTTTCACTCTGGGAGGAGAAGGTTTGTTTTTGCTCTTGGAAGAAACGATCACACTCACCACTGTGCTTCTTTTTCCTTTTGCTTGTCTTTGCTTCGGAGTGGACTGGCCCGGATCAGTTCTGCCGATGAGCCGCTTCAGCTCTAATTCAGATGGACAACCAGGGCACTTCCTGCTCACCGTTTTGGACGCTACGTGCTGTAAAGTCGATGGGGTGTTTGACTCACAAGGGGCAGCATTGACGCCTTTTCCTGGTGATTTCACCAGAACGTTTGATGATTCAGAGTTCCTGATAGTCGGACGTTTTAAATGCTGTGACGAAGAATGGCTGGGATTTGACACAGTTTTGGCTCTTAGGTGACTTGATATTCCCAAGTTCTCGGCAGGGTTGTTTGTCTCCACTTGATTCAATCCATCATTCATAGCTTGTTTGTAATAGATGTTTTCCTCTGAAGCAAAGCAAAAAATTGACTTGACATCTTCACCACCATGGATTACATCAGAGGGCGAGACATCAAAGAAGTCAGTGGTTGTCTCTTGCTGTTTAATGGAAAATCTCAAGGCTTTATCCTCCTTACACTTGGATGTGAAAGGCTCCTTGTCCAAAATATCTGCTCTGCATTGTACAACATGTTGTTTGAAGTCCAGAGTAGATACAGAAGTCCTCCAGTTTCCATTGTCCTCTATGTAAATCGAACTCCCGCTGCTGGAGCCACTCTCTTCACTTCCATATTTCGATGGCAAGGGGCGATAATGCTGAGTAGTATTCGGCACAAAGTGAGGCCTTGGGCTGATGGGCTTCAACAGCCGACGATGCCTCGGGACAGGGAAGGCCACGCTGCCTTGTGTTCTCCCCTCTAATGGCTCCAACAGCTTAGGTGTTCCCGAACCCTTTGAGAAATTCAGTCAGTGATTTTCTGATGTAAAACTGACAGCAGTGATCTTCTTAagaacccaccttttgtttGCTTGAACCTTCATCAAAACCCAGACCTGTGGACACAAAGAGTTCATATAGATATTGatccttaaaataaataaatatatcaaaatTCCACTGATGCgcctgtgtatatatatatatatatatatatatatatatatataggagaaGACGTGTCAGAAAATGCACCACATTCTCCGTTTGATGAATTCAATACATACGTTTGCGAGTCAGTGCTCTGGCTTGAGTCACAGTGTTCGCTCTCTCCACTGGTTCAAAGATGCCTGGAGCCGAGTGACTGAGCTTGTCAGCCTCTGTCATCGATATCACTTCCAGTCTTGAAGAGGGAATGTCACTTCTTCTAGGACTGGAAGAGATGAAGGTGAAAAATGTGAACCAGCCTTGTTGACTTCTCTGATGAACGATCTGGTGTGTTGTCGGCAGTACATTCACATTTGATGATCACGAAGTATGTTGTGATTTCATGTTCAAATGTGGGAGAATAGTACACACATATACTAGGCAAGGAAAATGTTGTGAGACATTCCAAAGTAGGTATTCAAACAATTTGATGGAAGCAATTTCAATGTAATTCATGTCATgtgtaaacacattttaaaaacttgATGATAATATGGATGAAAATAAGAGTGTTTGCTCTGCATGGAGTGTAAGTGTTACACCATGAGCTTAGTGTGTTTTTAAGTGAaaccattgtttcatgtttaTGCCGCTCCGCAGTCCGGTCAAGTTCCAGTCAAGCTGGCGCTGCGTAGTGGTGCCAAACTAGTTGTTCTGACCTGAGGAGAAAATCTCAGCCACCTTGGTTCAAAGATATTAGTAGTTACTGCCAAGGGCGTGAGTTTGCTTTGAGCGTTTGAGCATCAGCGACATGTCATGACATTTATAAGAgaaatataatgtttttttagACTGTGAAATATATTATTACTTCACAATATTGTGGTAGGAATAAATGCAGCCTAAACTCATCTACTCTGATCTCTCGTAAGCGAGATTTAAAGTTTTTgcccacttcaggccaccgtcaATCACTCTCACTGTTTGAGCTGATCGGGctcttttcacatttcatttctttcactGCAACTAAATATCTCGGCTCCATATGGATGGTGCGTTCATGAGTGTTGGAATTTTCTATGCTACTGAAACTAATTGGGTGGTTTACCGGATTTGTGTCTGGTGTGGACAAAGAAGTTGTCAGACTTGTGCCCAAATTTTGATCAGGTTTGCAAAATTGAAGTCATTGAAAGGATGTTGCATAAAAGAGAGAGATTAGCATTTATGGATCTATTTTTTTAGTGCAATGTTCGACCATCTTCGCGCGTGTAAACTAAGGACAGTGCACCATCTCATCCAACAGCTTGGACGAAAGTGATATTGTGTGGAATAAATCCCAGGCTAGCCTCTTCCCGTCCTTGAGAATAGAACAATGATAGTTTGTGATCATCAATTCTCATCCTTACCCATATTAATCTTCTTGAACGGCAGGAAATGCAGCGGTAGAGGAAACTTTTAATTCAATTGAAAAGCCTCGGCAACATGCACGGCAGGTGATGCCTGACTTCTGAGTCAGTATgggataaaataataaaaaaaaaatgctttaccGGTGTCTCTTGTCAAGTAGGGACAGAAATTTACCAGTTCCTCACATACATAGAAAACCACTCTGCGATACACTGACTGACCCCCCTAAAAAATGCGAGGtttgtgatgggctggtgaggcttcacgaaactcTCGTCTTTTACAGAGCTCAGAGGGTGGAGTGagtagagagtgccatctagtgggctctggaaatgaggacagtgtttcgtgaagccttGTAAACCCATCGCTGCTGATCACTATTACCACATATCCAAGAGTGTGGGATGTTCCTCAACACATCAGCAGAGGTGGCAGCCCAGCACTGAAACCTCTCCCAACAGAGTAGGCGGGGTCAGAGGAGGTGGGGTCCTTACATGGATCCATTCAAAGTAAAACCTCTGAAATAAGGATGGGAGGGCCTTGAAAAGGCGCTGGTATTATGCCATGTTATGAAGCTTGGTTCCCTCAAATTCAACTTCAATTCCGACCATAACATTGGCTCACATTTGATGGCTGCTTTAACTGAGTTAGGAGAATCTTTTGTGTAGGGTGCTCATACTGTTGTTTCGGGGGTAGTGGGAGGTAAGGACTCCTCTCTGCTGGATCCAGCTGGTTCCATCGAGCGCTGCTGTCCTTCAACAGGGGCAAAGACAGTCGCTCTCTGATGATGAGAGAATTACAGTCACCATTAGTTGGTTGCCTATGACAGACGCAGTGTAGGTTCATGGCAAGACAATGCAACAAAACAGTGACATACTTTAAAAAATGAGGCCTGACTCAgcacagattttttttgggggggggggaataAGTTCGATAACTGTCCTTTTTGGGAGGATATGAAACAAGAGACCAGCTTGTAAGATTTGGACTGGACTCTGAGGTGAGGGATTTATGCTCCAGACAAAGGGGCGATTCACCAGCAGAGCTGTTCAGGTGGAACAGGTTGTCCCCGGACGCAGCAACAGGTGCCTGCCAGGATGTAATCGGAGAGAGGAGCAGTTGTTGACCAGCCTGGGGTCCTTGTGTCTACaaccgcatgtgtgtgtgtttacagtagacgtgtgtttgtgtgtacacgGCTGATTACACACGAGCAGATGTTTGCTGCACACATCTCTACTGGGGACACATTGTGGTGTAAATGTATCATCACTATGCAACTGATAGAAAAGTAAAGAGGCTGGATAAAAGCACCCAGCAGGGAATTCACCTTCTTCTCAGCGCCGTGTTGGTCTGTCTCACGCTTGTCAGGGTTCCCATGGTGTGTTCTTAGGAGGGACCAGAAAACCTGATGGAAACACACATGACAGTATGCAGCTCTCAAGTTAGAACCTCACACATAGATGTTAAAAGAGTCTTACAGAAGCATGCACAGGGATGCCTTACCTTTTCACGCTTGCTGGACTACTTTGCTTCGCATCTGAGACCCAAGTCTGTCATCACCCTGGGTGCAAATCGTGCTGGCGACGTCATGGTGGACACTTGTGAAGGACTTTCCCGTAAACTCCCTTATCAGCAACTGTTGTAGCAGAGGTGGGAGACAGGTTTCCAGCAGAGCTTTTATAGCTGCTGAGGCCCCTCCCATACATCTCCCCTCCCCTTTCAGAAGGTCAAGAAACTTCTTTATGGAAGTTGTCCTCTCTAGAATGAATCAAGTGAACTacatcttttttccccccattaaATTTTTTATCTTTTCCTACTGAGGTTTATGCCTGCCAAAGGTATATAActaaagttattattattatcatatgtTTGATATTATCGAATTAAGTCATGGCTACACATCAGTTTCCATTAATCTTGTGTTGAAGATTCTGCCAAGCCGGAGTCAGAAAcactgacagtgtgtgtgtacaatGTGAACCTGGACAATAAAGTTTCAAGGGTCATTTTGAAGGTACACAATGTCTTGAAGTGACACATGCACTGACTTTATTTCATCAGTTAAATCTGTGAAGATCTGTGCAGAAAAAGTGGACATTGCTGAGGGTGGTTTTTGGGAACCTTCTGACACCCAATTCCAATCTCAAATTGATCTGCTCAAAAGTCCCacactaaaaaaaacacaacaacagccaCTCTAAGGATGAATGAATGTCATGCTCACTGGCAAATATTGATTCTGATGAAATTCGTGGTACATTGAAGGGATATGATGTAGTTCCACTATAGTTCTTGCGTGAGTAAAGGTTGAGTGTTGCCTCCCTCACTGTCACACTACTGCTCCctatgttgtgtttttgaactGACCGCTCCCATAATAGTGGAGGTGTTAAGAGGTTGATCAAGTCCAGTAGGTCCTACTGAAGGTCAGGGTACCTTGAGTGACCCTTGGCACTGACAAAAACCATCTGAAACTTTAAAAGGCTGAGTCAGCAATCTGTCACTAAACTGCAATGCACATTCAACATAACTTCCaatttgacattttgtctttgttcaggTTCCAGTCAGTGCTAGGTTAAGAATAAACCTTTAAagctctccagctgctcctcatgTGGACAGAAACCATCCGCAGAACCACACCGGTCTCACATCTAGGTGCCAATTGCTCTCTGAGCTCCTCCTTCCTTCTACCTTCTTCATCTGCGCCtcagtcacacacatacacaaagctGAGCAGTGCTCGGTGGATTTGCATTTTGTGGCTGTTTACTGTTGGCAATCCTTAGTGACCAAAGGCATGGAACACAGAGCTGAGGCAGAAAACCATCAAACTGTATCGAAGAATATACTGCAAACATTCATTTTGCTCATTTACTGTTCCATACAGTCAAAATAGTTTGATCTGAATTAAAGTGTGTCAGATGGAATAACATCACTTACTGTACCTCAGCAGCAGAGATGAGTTGGCAACGCCTCAGGTCACTGGGATGTTCAATAGTCTCTAGATATAAAGCAAAAACCATGCGCTCTCTCTTCCATGGGTCAGGTTTCCAGTCGCACAAccacaaaatgttttcaagcCAACACCAACTATCCAGTGCCGGTGAACTCAGTCAACACAACTAGTGAAAATCCAAGCTCCACGGGTTACATAAACAGGTTCTTCGTACATGGAATGTTGTCTGAGTGGCTGGCAAGGTCTGGCAGGTTCAATGGTTGACTAGTTGTCCAATCAGTTACTAGCATCCAGGAGAAGTTTGAGGCCACCTGATGATAAAAGGAAACATTAAGAGACATTTAAGAGAaactcaacatttattttccaaaaatggAATACTAAATATGACCTCAAAGTTTGAAGATTTATATCTTCAATTTTAGATATCTAAAATGCAGATAGTTTGTGTTAAATATTCACATTAAATGTAAGATATGTTCAACTCAGATTATGAATGAGAGGAGTTAAACTGGCTGCTTTTTCAACTCAGCTGTTAAATGGCGTTTTGAGTAATGAATTAAATGTACTTGTGTACACAAGTTTTGTTTATTAGCATTAGTACTTTGCTTTGAAaggaggagatttatggaggtcaacattttgtcttcttcatggtCAAGGGTCGCAAGTTGCTGAACTCTGTGCTTCACACTGATGAAAAGAGTGGGAAGACTCGCATGATTTTCTTTCTAGTGCGTGTTTGAAAACAGCTTGATTCATCCTGGCAGCATTGAAGAACCATCCACAGTGTTGACTGCTTTCATGAGAGGCATGTTTTCCCTCACATCATGGAGTGATTCATGTCATCAAGATGTTTGGCATACACCTGTGTGAGTCAGAGCTCCTACCATCAGAGCAGTGACCTCCTCCCTCGGGAGACTGTTCCTGCCAGTAGTGTAGCGACGGGCTCGGCAGCCGCTCTGATCGTGTGCACAGATCACTGataaaaagtttgaaaacagGAACAAATTCAACAATTCAACCCTTGTACCTGCTCAAGGACATTTGTTTTGGTCCCCTATGATTCCCTAGAGATGACTAGCCGGCGTATTTCACCCACAGCTGTTGTAAAGCTGGAAACGCCCTTCAGCCATTGCATGCGTGGCCTTGACATCCATCCCATAAGTGATCCCAGGAGATGAGGAGGACAAGGGCAGCCTACCACCTGTTGAGTCAGGTCCAGCCGCATCAACAGGTGAGCCCTCACCAGCTGTAGGATAGGAGACTTCCCCTTTTATTCTATTGACAGCCTCAATCCATTTAGTTCTAGAGGTAGTTCCACATTTTTTCTAAATAATGGGGCACCTGTAGTAGCTAAACAAgtgaatattgtttttaatttctaATATAACAGCAGCCTTTAATAACAGTCTATTCAATCTTTATtggagtgttttgtttttctacacATGCAAAATGcgtcttttacattttttttttgtgttagcTCCTTCATGAAAACTGATGACCCACTTTATGTACAATATTTTTTCAGTCCACCCAATTGTCAGTCTCCCCCCCTCTAGAAAAAttgtcacacttttattttcagtcttACCGAAACATTCAACAGCGATCCTTTATTCCAGTTGTCACTTTGTTGCCTCTTTGATTATAAGATACAGATGCATCAGTTGTGGGTCACGTTCATGTCACATGGAAGCATTTTTGATGCGGCAGCATATGCCACATGAAACACACCTGTAGAGCTCTGCAGGTAGCGAGCCTGTCCAGGTTTGAAGGATTGCTTTTCATGTTCAAAGGGCAGGTTTCTTTCGACACAAAGCTTCTGTTCCAGCACACGCTCACATGCAGCTCACCCTGTTCCTTCTTTTTACAGCCGGGGATAATAAGCTCCAGCTTCCTTCTCATCATCACTGAGGGAAACTGTCACAGCTTCCTGATCCTCCGGCTCTTGCCCCAGATTTTCGTCTTCCCATCGAAACCTCTCCACCAACTCTCCTGTTCTGAAGAGAACAACAGTGAGAGGGACGATGGGAAGGTGTTATTCCGTGATCTTCTCACGATGCCTATACAGAAACAGGAGCGACGATACACGCAACCTAGTGACTCGATTGGCCAAGCTGCAACACAACATTTGGGCATCATTTTTGTGGAAAGATGGTGTTATTCACATAGTAAACtacagaaataaatatatttaaaatttaaCAGCTGATCCAAAAGATCATCTCGTCTCACACTTTCACTCTTTGCATGCCCTGCCAATTGTTTACTCTCGGTTTCCATGGAGACCGTCCGGCAAGTAgtaaaaacacacttcagttGGTCGGGTGCAGACTTTCCTGGGGAGTACACTTCTGTGTGACGTGGTTACTACCAAAGATAAGTAAATCAAAGGAGGGAAGATGAATCACggacatttacattttctgttctgTGGCCCTTGTTCCTCAATTTctattcaattttcttttccattGGTATCATACTGTAATTACTACATAATTATACTTGAATAGATTATATTAATAGCTCACTTTTTTCTGGAGCGTCGTGTGAACTACAGTGTAACAACTCCATGTGATGACCTTAATTAAAGTGGTGGGATGGTAACATGTCGTAAACGTAAGAGTGAATTTATCCCAGTAATCAGCTCCAAAAAGAGTTTGAGCCTGCAATTGTAAATGCTaaatatgttcaatatttacataaaaaaaatttcCCATGCGGGTGGAGTGGAGAATAGTGACATGGAACGGAATGTCATTGTAACAATAATAAAGCTTAATTGATCTGGGACCTTTTAAAACACcgttcacaaagtgcttcacCAACAAAGCAGAACTTAAAGAAGAACGTTCAAAGAATGTCGTGTCTACAACTGCACAAGCACAGAATAAACCTGTGTGGAGACATGGATGTGGTTGGCTAACGTGTCAAACAAAGTAAGTAGAAGTTTGGATGATATTATATACtcataaaaaaagaatctgAGGAGTGTCCTAAAACAGACTTTTAGCAAGGAGGGCGTCTGGACGTCTGCAAAACAtcaaaaaaatggacgcccgatagAGGAGCCCATAAGTTAAAGGTGGAGGTACATTTTGGCGAgtcgactgagaaacaaggaaacacaaggctgaataataataacaaacaaaaaacaacataacataagataattgaataaaaataaacaataataacagaagtaaataataaataaataagactgCTGACCTtgtcaataaagctgattctgattctaaagtGTGAAGACCTTCACTCGGGACCTGTGCAGGACGATTCGTACGTGTCAGTGTGGTCAGTGAGGAAATGttaaataattcatgaaaatgttttaactTTGACGATACTTTCCTGAGTCATCTCACTGCTGAATCATCCATTAGACATTGTCTAAGAAAGTGGAAGCAGCTACTTCTTCCATTCACTTTCACTGACCTTGCTTTGAAGTTCAATGTTGGAGCACCACTGTTTTCCTTCCATCCCGACTGACATTCAGCTGGTGGGCGAGGATGTGTCCAACACCTCATTCGGCCTCAGCAACTATTTGTAGTTTGTGTGCTTCTTCCGCTCCGTTGATCTCTGATGTAACATCAAACATTTTGGCAGAGGAGGGCACCAAAACAACAAAGGACTGTCTAAAACTTCAGTCCACAACCCGCCCACATTCATGACTCATGCTTCTTTGTTGCAGTTGACTTCATCATGACCAGCATTATAACATGCCCTCTTTTTTGGCAGCAAAGGTAGGAACACTAAAAACTGTCCTGTCTTTCTTTCAACACGTCCCATCAGGGAACACAAGTCAGCTTCCTACACCTTTACAATTCAAATATAGATTGAATCAAAAGCAAAGATCAAAAGCACATGTGGTTTTAGCTCCCTGACGTGGCACTCATAATCGGAATAATGCTATTTCAGAGGAACTAATCATGTCATGAAATGGTGTAGTACCAAAGACCAAAAACATTACAGAAGAATGTTCTATCCTCGTGCAACATTTGATGATTACATTAAGACTTGTGCGATTACGTTAGTAGCAAGTTGATAAGACCAAAACAGAGCAAGGTGATCACCAACATCGGGGGGTTTGGCTGTACTCTCCCAATGGCCAGAAAAAGACACACATGTTCATGGAAGTAACAGTGCAAGACCTCAGGTCTTGCACTGTTACTTCCATTAACATTGGGATAAATTCACTCTTACGTTTATTACTGGGATAAATTCACTCTTACGTTTACTACGTGTGTCAATGGTCCTCAACAAGAGGAAgattagaaaaacaatgtttaggACAGAGTTGTTCAGTGTATTGGTCCCACATCACAAAACGTATTGAGTAACGGTGGTGGTGACATGATGGTCTAGGGCTTCATTTTTCTTGGCCCAGAGCACATAAAGGCTCTTCCAAATGAAATGCTTGAggctagaaaaaaaaattgtgccACGAGAAATCATTGACCAtgttaaattattttcaataacaatcatcatatatatatatatatttatatatttatatatatatatatatatatatacattagcTAGCCTTAGATcacacagagattgaaaaggggGCGGAGTGGGGAACAGTTCTTATCATTTCTGTCCCTTGTTCCCGCTTTTGTCTGAAGGTTGTGTGTAACCGCTTCTAAATTTGTGTCTGTGAGGTCCTATTATGTTGTATTGAGTGTCATtgccactcatttttttttgttacagtcAGTCGGTTGTGTGTTAATGTCAGTCtttttgtttctgtgaatgaGTTTAGTGTTACAGTTAGTTTTGACTGCCAGTCATTTGTGCGCTGATCTTTGAGGTCTCCTCTCTAGACTTATCGCCTTCTGTCTTTGTGCGCATGCGTGCACTTCATGAGCGCATGTACTCATGTATGAAATCTATTTTCCTCTACACAACGACTGAGCTCCGCTTCCTCGACTGGTTGTAGCTCTCCATATGCCCGCTAGATGACGCTGTTTGACAGAACCTTGGCGAGCCCACTTCAGACACCGGACCATTGGagtaaaacagaaatgaagtgCGCAACTTGACGCTTGAATTTAAGTTCATTCTAAGTTAAACCGGAACCCTGACAGAAATATTGCGATAAAGAAGGTGTGCCTCATTTATTACGCACCGTTCTCAAGCCGTATTCGTTGCAGACCACCTGAAATCTTGAGCGTCCCTAGTTGCAGTGTTTAAATGTACGCGCATTGCGACTGTGTTTGTTCTCCTTGGGGTTGTTTTGTTAAGGTGTCTGGGCCTCATTACAGCCTGTTTGTTAATTACTGTCTAATTAGCCGATGGAAAATTACCCCGTCTACCCGGTGACCCCGGCACCCACCCGGTGTcgtgtcctcacacacacacacacacacgcataccgGTCCACAACGCGCACCGTTGCGCGCGGCTCATTGCAGCTTCCACCGCTACGCACCCACCAGATCTCTGCAACTATTGGGTCTGAAACGGCTCTGCAACTTTAACAGCCGCCAGCATGGTGGATCCGCACTGACAGAAGGACCCGGGAGAGTTTGGGGGGGACAGCAGGAGCGAGGACGCTCCCCCTGGAGCAGATCTGAGCCTCACTGCGGCTTCACTCACCATACTTTACGCGGATGTGTTCGGCAGCTCGAGCTCGTGATGTCACATTTCATTCAGTGAGCGCTTTTCTCCACGACACTTTGGTACCAAACTTCAGACTGAGGATCGCCGTGTGCGGCAGGCAAAGATGGGATTCCACGGCAGAGAGGACCCACAGAAACACACGCTCCTGTGGCTGCTCGTTGGTGAGTCGGAGACCCGCTTTGCTGCTTTGATCGTCTCGCGGAAACATTTACGGACCTTTGACTTCTGCTACTATGCCTCTTTGCAAGTTCCGTAGTCACAAGAATTGATTCATATTATTACACGAACTACTACCACTCGTGTCACTATATTTTAGGATGTTCCtgttctatatttttttattttacttttatttctatttatttgtaATAGTTCACTTGGGTCCATTTTGATTCCCTAGGATTTGAATAAAGCAATTTCATTGAGAATGGCAAGTTGTtctgtaaataaacaca is part of the Synchiropus splendidus isolate RoL2022-P1 chromosome 10, RoL_Sspl_1.0, whole genome shotgun sequence genome and encodes:
- the map3k19 gene encoding probable serine/threonine-protein kinase mkcC, whose amino-acid sequence is MGTLTSVRQTNTALRRRERLSLPLLKDSSARWNQLDPAERSPYLPLPPKQHPRRSDIPSSRLEVISMTEADKLSHSAPGIFEPVERANTVTQARALTRKRLGFDEGSSKQKGSGTPKLLEPLEGRTQGSVAFPVPRHRRLLKPISPRPHFVPNTTQHYRPLPSKYGSEESGSSSGSSIYIEDNGNWRTSVSTLDFKQHVVQCRADILDKEPFTSKCKEDKALRFSIKQQETTTDFFDVSPSDVIHGGEDVKSIFCFASEENIYYKQAMNDGLNQVETNNPAENLGISSHLRAKTVSNPSHSSSQHLKRPTIRNSESSNVLVKSPGKGVNAAPCESNTPSTLQHVASKTVSRKCPGCPSELELKRLIGRTDPGQSTPKQRQAKGKRSTVVSVIVSSKSKNKPSPPRVKPPHTCSTRKPKSNRRNAPPQLQASESGHKIGHGLENNVTSSQTTALDDKTFNVSLKDTVKIQSKKPVPEVFIPQPETSQGNPSTSHTHPVHEKFVNEAGEGPLTDDLLRCLAEELISMDETHLSWSPGSLCLRDTTSSERESIKEFITFDSLEQSTVSTGWFPNTPPHDAITWTRGEVLGRGAYGTVHCGLTSEGQLIAVKQVCLDTSSKMECSRLREEVELLKTLTHDNIVGFLGTSLKNDVVSIFMEYIPGGSIASVLQRFGPLPEKIVALYTQQILEGVVFLHLNRVIHRDIKGKNLMLMPSGVIKLIDFGCARRLSCLNNGAGDSCDPLKSVHGTPYWMAPEVINETGYGRKSDIWSVGCTVFEMATGKPPLAHMDKVAALFYIGAKKGSMPSLPGRFSTHAKDFVQVCLTSDPTLRPSGEQLLHHSFISKSQSDVKGQEQDRRRRSCRSDGLIVRHRSTK